A region from the Thermoplasmatales archaeon genome encodes:
- a CDS encoding NurA domain protein: MNDTFSDFVAYLSENMQEIRNSLLMDYGSEPYMHYEHAFMNNFHPFSPGERKNYKISATDSTEFVRELYSGKKLILIRAYSRLGEDISSNFLAEVQSVGRDDLNVFIGLLMEHQEHLSVIDMLRRHRPDFALVDGSLVGRFMHEHRLISATKYEDFMDAYFMTLNDMLVASSETGVPLVFISKSSDSRMFIRHLQGIIGDTARRPEETDHLLIRSMAKFSGYSTPLLVPMKPVPTNVKYNILTFHAVPDVMDLPLKIDVFTGDNQEIRTDAPLPVSVNEDLLNMVFWGYGGIKAHNIWLADIDRLVKFRTPEIENLYMKTFERMTGIQFYETRGERRARIRI; the protein is encoded by the coding sequence ATGAATGATACCTTTTCCGACTTTGTCGCATACCTGTCAGAAAATATGCAGGAGATCAGGAATTCCCTCCTGATGGATTACGGATCAGAACCATATATGCACTATGAGCATGCTTTCATGAATAACTTCCACCCTTTTTCTCCTGGGGAAAGAAAAAATTACAAGATTTCCGCCACAGACAGCACTGAATTCGTCAGGGAACTTTATTCTGGCAAGAAGCTGATACTGATCAGGGCATATTCCAGACTCGGTGAAGATATATCGAGCAATTTCCTGGCGGAAGTCCAGTCAGTCGGGAGGGATGACCTGAACGTGTTCATAGGCCTCCTGATGGAGCATCAGGAACATCTATCGGTAATTGACATGCTTCGCAGACACAGGCCCGATTTTGCCCTTGTTGACGGTTCCCTCGTCGGCAGGTTCATGCATGAGCACAGGCTGATTAGTGCCACAAAATACGAGGACTTCATGGATGCATATTTCATGACTCTCAACGATATGCTAGTAGCGTCCTCGGAAACAGGAGTGCCACTTGTATTCATTTCAAAGAGCTCAGACTCCAGGATGTTCATACGGCACCTTCAGGGAATCATCGGAGACACTGCCAGGAGACCGGAGGAGACGGATCACCTGCTCATTCGGTCAATGGCAAAGTTCAGCGGTTATTCAACGCCGCTGCTGGTACCAATGAAACCGGTACCAACAAATGTGAAATACAACATACTTACTTTCCACGCAGTTCCGGACGTAATGGACCTGCCTCTCAAGATTGACGTCTTCACAGGCGATAACCAGGAAATCCGGACAGATGCACCCCTGCCGGTTTCAGTAAACGAAGACCTGCTCAACATGGTATTCTGGGGGTACGGTGGCATAAAGGCTCATAACATCTGGCTGGCCGACATTGACAGGCTGGTAAAGTTCAGGACGCCTGAGATAGAGAACCTGTACATGAAAACATTTGAGAGGATGA
- a CDS encoding gamma-glutamyltranspeptidase, producing the protein MNKEFAVASAHPLSTRIGMRIMENGGNSYDAAVAVSAALTVVQPNLNGLGGDMFAIVKDGSVKALNGSGPASKMASIEFFEKSGFTEIPNRGPLSSFSVPGLVSSWQLLSEHCSMDMGELMKPAAEIARNGFRISAGIASAIGRMNGYDKEWEEIYKPAEKDGILYEAALGKTLEKIGEDSGYGFYHGEIARQIEKDMIARGGLMRFSDLDSYSASWVDPMRIKYRGYDVYTNPPPSQGVTSLLWLNMLDRVSFDSISTEDYYDRMIEKMLVAYDYRSRYVADPSRIKFPMELLEKDAVYAGSRLTGRAPEKNSDTTAFSVYDGDTGISAIQSNYTGFGSGHSISGTGINMNNRGCYFTLNREHHNSLAPGKKTFHTLMAVYAEGEKKIFVGTMGGDVQPQINVQILSGIIDLQRKAKEAVSYPRFVYPASIYGDADIYYEESLRLGKFTPIRDNNSMTGHAQSIIAGEFVEAGLDPRGDGLLKY; encoded by the coding sequence ATGAATAAGGAATTCGCGGTTGCATCTGCTCATCCATTGAGCACACGCATAGGCATGAGAATAATGGAGAACGGAGGAAATTCATACGATGCTGCAGTAGCTGTCAGCGCGGCTCTTACGGTAGTGCAGCCAAACCTGAATGGGCTTGGAGGCGACATGTTTGCCATTGTCAAGGACGGTTCGGTCAAGGCACTGAATGGAAGTGGACCCGCCTCAAAAATGGCATCGATTGAGTTCTTTGAAAAATCCGGGTTTACTGAGATTCCGAACAGGGGGCCATTATCATCCTTTTCCGTACCAGGCCTGGTTTCATCATGGCAGCTCCTCAGCGAACACTGCTCCATGGACATGGGTGAACTTATGAAACCGGCAGCAGAGATTGCCAGGAACGGGTTCAGGATCTCAGCAGGAATTGCATCGGCCATAGGCAGGATGAATGGATACGATAAGGAATGGGAAGAAATCTATAAGCCTGCCGAAAAGGACGGAATCCTGTATGAAGCTGCACTTGGGAAGACACTTGAGAAGATAGGAGAAGACAGTGGCTATGGATTTTATCATGGGGAAATTGCCAGGCAGATAGAGAAGGACATGATAGCCAGGGGTGGGCTCATGAGATTCAGCGATCTTGACTCGTACTCAGCCAGCTGGGTTGATCCAATGAGGATAAAATACAGGGGATACGATGTGTATACAAATCCTCCTCCAAGCCAGGGCGTAACTTCGCTGTTATGGCTGAATATGCTGGACCGCGTTTCCTTTGACTCCATTTCAACAGAAGATTATTACGATCGGATGATAGAAAAGATGCTTGTGGCGTATGATTATCGATCCAGGTACGTCGCAGATCCTTCCCGAATAAAATTTCCCATGGAATTGCTTGAAAAAGATGCGGTATACGCTGGTTCAAGGTTGACAGGAAGGGCGCCGGAAAAGAATTCTGATACCACTGCATTCTCAGTTTATGACGGAGATACCGGAATAAGCGCAATACAGAGCAATTATACCGGCTTTGGATCCGGGCACAGCATATCCGGTACCGGGATAAACATGAATAACAGGGGCTGCTACTTTACCCTTAACCGGGAGCACCATAATTCCCTAGCTCCAGGAAAAAAGACGTTCCATACTCTAATGGCAGTATACGCAGAGGGAGAGAAAAAAATCTTCGTGGGTACAATGGGCGGAGACGTTCAGCCTCAGATAAATGTCCAGATACTCAGCGGAATCATTGATCTCCAGCGGAAAGCCAAGGAAGCGGTCTCCTACCCGAGATTTGTCTATCCTGCAAGCATATATGGAGACGCTGATATTTATTATGAGGAATCGCTGCGACTGGGAAAATTCACGCCCATCAGAGATAATAACAGCATGACAGGGCATGCACAGTCAATAATAGCAGGTGAGTTCGTTGAAGCAGGACTTGATCCAAGGGGAGACGGATTGCTGAAATATTAG